A single Pantoea rwandensis DNA region contains:
- the glgB gene encoding 1,4-alpha-glucan branching enzyme → MSELPDRHAINALFAGNYADPFSFLGMHQTVEGLEVRALLPDASEVWVIETNTGRKCAQLKCLDSRGFFSGVIPRRKNLFRYQLAVTWHGQQNLIDDAYRFGPLLAEMDAWLLGEGTHLRPYETLGAHGVTIDGVSGTRFSVWAPNARRVSVVGEFNFWDGRRHPMRFRRELGVWELFVPGAVNGQLYKYEIIDASGQMRIKADPFAFEAQMRPQTASMICGLPPKIEMQPQRKAANAFDQPISIYEVHLGSWRRHTDNNFWLSYKELAEQLIPYVKEMGFTHIELLPINEHPFDGSWGYQPLGMYAPTRRFGTRDEFRHFIAAAHDAGINVLLDWVPGHFPSDDFGLAKFDGTELYEHSDPREGFHQDWNTLIYNFGRREVSNYLSGNALYWMERFGIDGLRVDAVASMIYRDYSRKEGEWIPNHFGGRENLEAISFLRHTNRTLGRAAPGTISVAEESTDYPGVTRPSEDGGLGFWFKWNLGWMHDTLDYMKLDPVHRRYHHNLMTFGMLYNYTENFVLPLSHDEVVHGKRSILDRMPGDAWQKFANLRAYYGWMWGFPGKKLQFMGNEFAQGREWNHDSSLDWHLLEGEDNWHNGVQRLVRDLNHSYKHFTPLHQLDFDAQGFEWLVVDDHENSVFVFARRDREGNEIIVASNFTPVTRHHYRFGVNQQGGWREVLNTDQQDYHGSDVRNHGVVHTDAIESHGRAQSISLTLPPLATIWLVREGD, encoded by the coding sequence ATGTCAGAGCTTCCCGATCGCCATGCGATCAATGCCCTTTTTGCCGGGAATTATGCCGATCCCTTCTCATTTCTGGGGATGCACCAAACTGTCGAAGGCCTCGAAGTGCGTGCACTGCTGCCTGATGCCTCCGAAGTCTGGGTGATTGAAACCAACACCGGACGCAAATGCGCGCAGCTTAAATGCCTCGATTCGCGCGGCTTCTTCAGCGGGGTGATCCCCCGTCGTAAAAACCTGTTTCGCTATCAACTGGCGGTCACCTGGCACGGCCAGCAAAACCTGATCGACGATGCCTATCGCTTCGGCCCGCTGCTGGCGGAAATGGACGCCTGGCTGCTGGGCGAGGGCACGCATTTGCGGCCCTACGAAACCCTGGGAGCGCACGGCGTGACCATTGATGGTGTCAGTGGCACGCGATTCTCGGTGTGGGCACCCAATGCACGCCGGGTTTCCGTCGTCGGTGAGTTCAACTTCTGGGACGGTCGCCGCCATCCCATGCGCTTCCGCCGTGAACTGGGTGTCTGGGAACTGTTTGTGCCGGGTGCCGTGAACGGCCAGCTCTACAAATATGAAATCATTGATGCGTCAGGACAGATGCGTATCAAGGCCGATCCCTTTGCCTTTGAAGCGCAGATGCGACCACAAACGGCGTCGATGATTTGTGGCCTGCCGCCAAAAATAGAGATGCAGCCGCAGCGCAAAGCTGCCAATGCCTTTGATCAGCCGATCTCGATTTACGAAGTGCACTTGGGTTCGTGGCGCCGCCACACCGACAACAATTTCTGGCTGAGCTACAAAGAGCTGGCGGAACAGCTCATTCCTTATGTGAAAGAGATGGGCTTCACCCACATTGAGCTGTTGCCGATCAACGAACACCCGTTTGATGGTAGCTGGGGCTATCAGCCTCTTGGCATGTATGCGCCGACGCGTCGCTTCGGCACGCGCGATGAGTTTCGTCACTTTATCGCGGCGGCGCATGATGCGGGCATCAACGTGCTGCTCGACTGGGTGCCAGGCCATTTCCCGAGTGATGACTTCGGGTTGGCGAAATTCGACGGCACCGAACTGTATGAGCACAGCGATCCGCGAGAAGGCTTCCATCAGGACTGGAACACGCTGATCTACAACTTTGGTCGCCGTGAAGTCAGTAATTACCTCTCCGGTAATGCACTTTACTGGATGGAGCGATTCGGCATTGACGGTTTACGTGTGGATGCGGTGGCTTCCATGATCTATCGCGATTACAGCCGCAAAGAGGGCGAGTGGATCCCTAACCACTTTGGCGGGCGTGAAAATCTTGAAGCGATTTCCTTCCTGCGCCACACCAATCGCACGCTAGGTCGTGCGGCACCGGGCACCATCAGCGTGGCGGAAGAGTCCACCGATTATCCAGGCGTGACACGCCCCTCTGAAGATGGCGGTCTCGGCTTCTGGTTCAAATGGAACCTCGGCTGGATGCACGACACGCTCGACTACATGAAGCTCGATCCAGTGCACCGTCGTTATCATCACAATCTGATGACCTTCGGCATGCTCTACAACTACACCGAAAACTTCGTGCTGCCGCTGTCGCACGATGAAGTGGTGCACGGCAAACGTTCGATACTCGATCGCATGCCCGGCGATGCGTGGCAGAAGTTCGCCAACCTGCGTGCTTATTACGGCTGGATGTGGGGCTTCCCGGGCAAAAAGCTGCAGTTTATGGGCAACGAGTTTGCTCAAGGCCGCGAGTGGAATCACGATTCGAGCCTCGACTGGCATCTGCTGGAGGGTGAGGATAACTGGCACAACGGCGTACAGCGTCTGGTGCGCGATCTCAACCACAGTTACAAACACTTCACGCCATTACATCAACTGGATTTCGATGCGCAGGGCTTTGAATGGCTGGTGGTTGATGACCACGAAAACTCGGTGTTTGTGTTTGCACGCCGTGACCGTGAGGGCAATGAAATCATCGTTGCCAGTAACTTCACGCCGGTGACGCGCCACCACTACCGTTTTGGCGTTAATCAGCAGGGGGGCTGGCGTGAAGTGTTGAACACCGATCAACAGGATTATCACGGCAGTGATGTGCGCAATCATGGTGTGGTGCATA
- the asd gene encoding aspartate-semialdehyde dehydrogenase, with the protein MKNVGFIGWRGMVGSVLMSRMSEERDFDVINPVFFSTSQLGQAAPTFGGKSTGALQDAFDIEALKALDIIITCQGGDYTSEVYPKLRESGWQGYWIDAASTLRMKDDAIIILDPVNHNVIRQGLDNGIKTFVGGNCTVSLMLMSLGGLFANDLVEWASVATYQAASGGGARHMRELLTQMGMLHNHVAKSLQDPASAILEIERSVTDFTRSGTLPTDNFGVPLAGSLIPWIDKQLDNGQTREEWKGQAETNKILRTSSPIPVDGLCVRVGALRCHSQAFTLKLKKDIPLNEIEQLLASHNEWVKVVPNDREITMRELTPAAVTGTLTTPVGRLRKLNMGPEYLSAFTVGDQLLWGAAEPLRRMLRLLID; encoded by the coding sequence ATGAAGAATGTAGGCTTTATTGGTTGGCGTGGCATGGTCGGCTCTGTGCTGATGTCACGCATGAGTGAAGAACGTGATTTTGATGTGATCAATCCGGTCTTCTTCTCCACGTCTCAGCTTGGTCAGGCGGCACCGACATTCGGCGGCAAGTCGACCGGTGCGCTGCAGGATGCTTTTGATATCGAGGCGCTGAAGGCGCTGGATATTATTATCACCTGCCAGGGCGGTGACTACACCAGTGAAGTCTATCCGAAGCTGCGTGAAAGCGGCTGGCAGGGTTACTGGATTGATGCAGCCTCCACGCTGCGCATGAAAGATGACGCCATCATCATTCTCGATCCGGTAAACCACAACGTGATTCGTCAGGGCCTCGACAACGGTATCAAAACCTTCGTCGGCGGTAACTGCACCGTCAGCCTGATGCTGATGTCACTCGGCGGCCTGTTCGCTAACGATCTGGTGGAGTGGGCGTCTGTCGCCACTTACCAGGCGGCCTCCGGCGGCGGCGCACGCCATATGCGTGAACTGCTGACGCAAATGGGCATGCTGCACAACCACGTGGCAAAATCGTTGCAAGATCCGGCCTCGGCGATTTTGGAAATTGAACGCAGCGTCACCGATTTCACCCGTTCTGGCACTTTGCCGACCGACAATTTCGGCGTGCCGTTAGCCGGCAGCCTGATCCCGTGGATCGACAAGCAGTTGGATAATGGCCAGACGCGCGAAGAGTGGAAAGGCCAGGCAGAAACCAACAAAATCCTGCGTACCAGCAGCCCCATCCCGGTTGATGGTCTGTGCGTGCGTGTCGGCGCACTGCGCTGCCACAGCCAGGCGTTCACCCTGAAGCTGAAAAAAGATATTCCGCTCAACGAAATCGAACAGCTGCTGGCTTCTCACAACGAGTGGGTGAAAGTGGTGCCAAACGACCGCGAAATCACTATGCGTGAGCTGACGCCTGCGGCCGTCACCGGCACGCTGACCACGCCAGTTGGCCGACTGCGCAAGCTGAACATGGGGCCGGAATACCTTTCTGCCTTCACCGTGGGTGACCAGTTGCTGTGGGGCGCGGCTGAACCGCTGCGCCGCATGTTGCGTTTGCTGATCGACTAA